In one Balaenoptera musculus isolate JJ_BM4_2016_0621 chromosome 20, mBalMus1.pri.v3, whole genome shotgun sequence genomic region, the following are encoded:
- the ZNF232 gene encoding zinc finger protein 232 isoform X2: MAGSLTAAETLALQDTRDQEKIMMMEPKEEEQSWEYETRLHGNHSPSQEIFRQRFRQLCYQETPGPREALSRLRVLCCGWLRPERHTKEQILELLVLEQFLTILPEKLQSWVRGHHPKSGEEAVTVLEDLEKGLDEPGLQVYLHFPSVVAEDDAEPKDKGSLPEPPITDVESQVLREKLTTSTSTFEAASEVEAPLEQQQRNLKGERLKQSPAQGKSFRQMVVTLKTTPTGKKDHECSECGKAFIYNSHLIIHQRIHSGEKPYKCSDCGKTFNQSSNLIQHQRIHTGEKPYECHVCGKSFRWSAHLVQHQRVHSGEKPYECNECGKAFSQSSYLSQHLRIHSGEKPFLCKECGKAYRWSSELIRHQRVHARKEPSQWTVGEKVSRQNCTFV; encoded by the exons ATGGCTGGATCACTAACAGCAGCTGAAACTCTGGCCCTTCAGGATACACGGGATCAAGAGAAGATTATGATGATGGAGCCAAAGGAAGAGGAACAGTCTTGGGAGTATGAGACCAGGCTACATGGGAACCACTCTCCCAGTCAGGAGATCTTCCGCCAACGCTTCAGGCAGCTCTGCTACCAGGAGACTCCTGGTCCCCGGGAGGCCCTGAGCCGACTAAGGGTACTCTGCTGTGGGTGGCTAAGGCCCGAGAGGCACACCAAGGAGCAGATCCTGGAGTTACTGGTGCTGGAACAATTCCTGACCATCCTACCGGAGAAGCTCCAGTCCTGGGTGCGGGGACATCACCCTAAGAGTGGAGAGGAGGCTGTGACTGTGCTGGAGGATTTAGAGAAAGGACTTGATGAACCAGGACTGCAG gtatatttacattttccatCAGTTGTTGCAGAAGATGATGCAGAGCCCAAGGACAAAGGGTCGTTGCCAGAACCACCCATTACTGACGTGGAATCACAGGTGCTCAGAGAAAAACTCACCACCAGCACCTCTACATTTGAAGCTGCCTCTGAAGTTGAGGCCCCTTTAGAGCAGCAGCAGAGAAATCTCAAAGGGGAAAGACTGAAGCAGTCCCCCGCTCAGGGGAAAAGCTTCAGGCAGATGGTTGTCACCCTTAAGACAACTCCCACAGGGAAGAAAGACCatgaatgcagtgaatgtggtAAAGCCTTCATTTATAACTCACACCTTATAATCCACCAGAGAATCCAttctggagagaaaccctataagTGCAGTGACTGTGGGAAAACTTTCAACCAGAGCTCAAACCTCATtcagcatcagagaattcatacaggagagaaaccctatgaatgtcaTGTGTGTGGGAAGTCCTTCAGGTGGAGTGCTCATCTTGTTCAACATCAGAGGGTTCATTCAGGGGAGAAGCCCTACGAGTGTAATgagtgtgggaaggccttcagtcAAAGCTCATATCTAAGTCAGCATCTGAGAATCCACAGTGGAGAGAAACCTTTCCtatgtaaagaatgtgggaaggcctACAGATGGAGTTCTGAGCTTATCAGACATCAGAGAGTTCATGCCAGAAAAGAGCCTTCCCAATGGACTGTGGGTGAGAAAGTCTCCAGACAGAATTGTACTTTTGTCTAA
- the ZNF232 gene encoding zinc finger protein 232 isoform X1 codes for MAGSLTAAETLALQDTRDQEKIMMMEPKEEEQSWEYETRLHGNHSPSQEIFRQRFRQLCYQETPGPREALSRLRVLCCGWLRPERHTKEQILELLVLEQFLTILPEKLQSWVRGHHPKSGEEAVTVLEDLEKGLDEPGLQVPGPAHGPAQEEPWEEKEAVGAAQKKPSIQLQPKETQPFPESEQVYLHFPSVVAEDDAEPKDKGSLPEPPITDVESQVLREKLTTSTSTFEAASEVEAPLEQQQRNLKGERLKQSPAQGKSFRQMVVTLKTTPTGKKDHECSECGKAFIYNSHLIIHQRIHSGEKPYKCSDCGKTFNQSSNLIQHQRIHTGEKPYECHVCGKSFRWSAHLVQHQRVHSGEKPYECNECGKAFSQSSYLSQHLRIHSGEKPFLCKECGKAYRWSSELIRHQRVHARKEPSQWTVGEKVSRQNCTFV; via the exons ATGGCTGGATCACTAACAGCAGCTGAAACTCTGGCCCTTCAGGATACACGGGATCAAGAGAAGATTATGATGATGGAGCCAAAGGAAGAGGAACAGTCTTGGGAGTATGAGACCAGGCTACATGGGAACCACTCTCCCAGTCAGGAGATCTTCCGCCAACGCTTCAGGCAGCTCTGCTACCAGGAGACTCCTGGTCCCCGGGAGGCCCTGAGCCGACTAAGGGTACTCTGCTGTGGGTGGCTAAGGCCCGAGAGGCACACCAAGGAGCAGATCCTGGAGTTACTGGTGCTGGAACAATTCCTGACCATCCTACCGGAGAAGCTCCAGTCCTGGGTGCGGGGACATCACCCTAAGAGTGGAGAGGAGGCTGTGACTGTGCTGGAGGATTTAGAGAAAGGACTTGATGAACCAGGACTGCAG GTCCCAGGCCCGGCACACGGACCTGCACAGGAAGAGCcgtgggaggagaaggaagctgTGGGAGCTGCCCAGAAGAAACCAAGCATCCAGCTCCAGCCTAAAGAGACCCAGCCTTTCCCAGAGAGCG AACAGgtatatttacattttccatCAGTTGTTGCAGAAGATGATGCAGAGCCCAAGGACAAAGGGTCGTTGCCAGAACCACCCATTACTGACGTGGAATCACAGGTGCTCAGAGAAAAACTCACCACCAGCACCTCTACATTTGAAGCTGCCTCTGAAGTTGAGGCCCCTTTAGAGCAGCAGCAGAGAAATCTCAAAGGGGAAAGACTGAAGCAGTCCCCCGCTCAGGGGAAAAGCTTCAGGCAGATGGTTGTCACCCTTAAGACAACTCCCACAGGGAAGAAAGACCatgaatgcagtgaatgtggtAAAGCCTTCATTTATAACTCACACCTTATAATCCACCAGAGAATCCAttctggagagaaaccctataagTGCAGTGACTGTGGGAAAACTTTCAACCAGAGCTCAAACCTCATtcagcatcagagaattcatacaggagagaaaccctatgaatgtcaTGTGTGTGGGAAGTCCTTCAGGTGGAGTGCTCATCTTGTTCAACATCAGAGGGTTCATTCAGGGGAGAAGCCCTACGAGTGTAATgagtgtgggaaggccttcagtcAAAGCTCATATCTAAGTCAGCATCTGAGAATCCACAGTGGAGAGAAACCTTTCCtatgtaaagaatgtgggaaggcctACAGATGGAGTTCTGAGCTTATCAGACATCAGAGAGTTCATGCCAGAAAAGAGCCTTCCCAATGGACTGTGGGTGAGAAAGTCTCCAGACAGAATTGTACTTTTGTCTAA